The following proteins are encoded in a genomic region of Phragmites australis chromosome 9, lpPhrAust1.1, whole genome shotgun sequence:
- the LOC133929794 gene encoding LOB domain-containing protein 6-like, translating into MASSSAASVPVSTGASVITVALPSTVGSMSGGTGSPCAACKFLRRKCQPDCVFAPYFPPDNTQKFVHVHRVFGASNVTKILNELHPYQREDAVNSLAYEADMRLRDPVYGCVGIISILQHRLRQLQQELARASYELSKYQAAAEAAAASVAVGSNGAPMMADFVGNPVLNCTQNLINIGHSTGTAIEGAGFVQHDQFATVQMLARSYEGEAAAARGGMNGGGGGGYGFGYSSAMGARHGAVSGLGQIGGGPFLKPGMTGGDERSTAAQ; encoded by the exons atggcctCCTCGTCGGCGGCGTCGGTGCCGGTCTCCACGGGCGCCTCCGTGATCACCGTGGCCTTGCCGTCGACGGTCGGCTCGATGTCCGGTGGCACGGGATCGCCGTGTGCGGCGTGCAAGTTCCTGCGGCGCAAGTGCCAGCCGGACTGCGTGTTTGCGCCCTACTTCCCGCCGGACAACACGCAGAAGTTCGTGCACGTACACCGCGTCTTCGGCGCCAGCAACGTCACCAAGATTCTCAACGAGCTCCACCCCTACCAGCGCGAGGACGCCGTCAACTCGCTCGCCTACGAGGCCGACATGCGCCTCCGCGACCCCGTCTACGGCTGCGTCGGCATCATCTCCATCCTCCAGCACCGCCTCCGCCAGCTCCAGCAGGAGCTCGCCCGCGCCAGCTACGAGCTGTCAAAATACCAG GCGGCGGCTGAAGCTGCGGCGGCCTCTGTGGCCGTGGGATCCAACGGTGCGCCGATGATGGCGGATTTCGTCGGCAACCCAGTGCTCAACTGCACACAGAACTTAATCAACATCGGCCATTCCACGGGGACGGCGATCGAAGGGGCCGGGTTCGTGCAGCACGACCAGTTCGCCACCGTGCAGATGCTGGCCAGGAGCTACGAGggggaggccgcggcggcgaggggcggcatgaacggaggaggaggcggtggctaCGGCTTCGGGTACTCGTCGGCCATGGGCGCCAGGCACGGGGCGGTGTCTGGCCTTGGGCAGATCGGCGGCGGGCCGTTCTTGAAGCCCGGCATGACCGGCGGGGACGAGCGGTCCACTGCCGCGCAGTAG